A window of Polaribacter litorisediminis contains these coding sequences:
- a CDS encoding 1-acyl-sn-glycerol-3-phosphate acyltransferase, whose protein sequence is MKKIASFILFTIFGWKLEGDFSKDVKKYVVIAAPHTSWLDFPISILARMSSGIMINFVGKSSLFNGPFGFFFKALGGTPVDRSKSNNLVEAIIKIFHQKEVFRLALSPEGTRKKVNTWKTGFYYIAKGANVPIVMATLDFENKKLKISEPYYTTDNKEKDFAFFKAFYFNVKGKYPELS, encoded by the coding sequence ATGAAAAAAATAGCAAGCTTTATATTATTTACAATTTTTGGATGGAAACTGGAAGGTGATTTTTCTAAAGATGTAAAAAAATATGTGGTAATTGCAGCTCCACACACTAGTTGGCTAGATTTTCCGATTTCTATTTTGGCTAGAATGAGTTCTGGTATTATGATCAATTTTGTCGGAAAATCATCTCTTTTTAACGGCCCTTTTGGTTTTTTCTTTAAAGCTTTAGGAGGTACGCCTGTAGATCGAAGTAAGAGTAATAATTTAGTGGAAGCAATTATAAAAATTTTTCATCAAAAAGAAGTTTTTAGGCTTGCTTTATCTCCAGAAGGAACCCGTAAAAAAGTAAACACCTGGAAAACTGGATTTTATTATATCGCTAAAGGTGCAAATGTGCCCATTGTGATGGCGACGTTAGATTTTGAAAATAAAAAATTAAAAATCTCTGAACCTTATTACACGACCGACAATAAAGAAAAAGATTTTGCCTTTTTTAAGGCTTTTTACTTTAATGTAAAGGGGAAATACCCCGAACTTTCTTAA
- a CDS encoding reverse transcriptase domain-containing protein, whose product MINKKEKDWFKDRGYPHFSNKTPMSVREKVKYYVSNPTKVAKHSFLPLIFKEIKQRRYKESNFNGELKRSHKKLKEGDLVSNTKIRQILYATHIDAHVYSYYTQKIITPKYESYLNKNKLLSESITAYRRIETEDKVKFKNNVHFAKDVFDEIKKRVNCVALVLDIENFFPTLNHKKLKLAWAKIIGNKTLPKDHYNLFKAVTKFSYVKLDDLKTKNNHFDEKILAHHKKNGKHTFFDNIQELLESDIIIHKNQKKNEITKKLMGIPQGLPISALLANIYMLAFDEAVINELTIKHDVFYRRYSDDIVVLCKENEIEFVENFIIDEVAKIDLKISKEKTEKTLFKLQKNRLESFKIREDGSFQNNFPLNYLGFEFYGYQTLIKSKNLAQFYREMKQTVKRKHKRVEHIKEKYLEDEAPIFKRKLYRLYSFKGVKSRKLPAKRTDFIDGKAVTKNYKRKFRGNYLRYAYRASEDLNAPEIKRQLRNHWKILQKTIEKYDFSNVKKE is encoded by the coding sequence ATGATAAATAAAAAAGAAAAAGATTGGTTTAAGGACAGAGGTTATCCTCATTTTTCTAACAAGACACCAATGTCTGTTAGGGAGAAAGTAAAATACTATGTTTCCAATCCAACAAAAGTTGCAAAACATTCTTTTCTGCCTTTAATATTTAAAGAGATTAAACAACGTAGGTATAAAGAATCCAATTTTAATGGAGAATTAAAACGGTCTCACAAAAAGCTAAAAGAGGGTGATTTAGTTTCTAATACTAAAATTAGACAAATCTTATATGCTACACATATAGATGCTCATGTATATTCTTACTATACACAAAAAATTATTACTCCAAAATATGAATCTTATTTAAATAAAAACAAATTACTTTCAGAATCAATAACTGCTTATAGAAGAATTGAAACAGAAGACAAAGTTAAGTTTAAAAATAATGTTCATTTTGCCAAAGATGTATTTGATGAAATTAAGAAGAGAGTAAACTGTGTTGCGTTAGTTTTAGATATTGAGAACTTCTTCCCTACTCTAAATCATAAAAAATTAAAACTAGCCTGGGCTAAAATAATAGGTAATAAAACTTTACCAAAAGATCATTATAACCTTTTTAAAGCAGTTACAAAGTTTTCTTATGTAAAACTAGATGATTTAAAAACAAAGAATAATCATTTTGATGAAAAAATATTGGCACACCATAAAAAAAACGGAAAGCATACTTTTTTTGATAATATACAAGAGCTTTTAGAAAGTGATATTATAATTCACAAGAATCAAAAGAAGAATGAAATAACAAAAAAATTAATGGGTATTCCTCAAGGTTTACCAATAAGTGCTCTGTTAGCCAATATATATATGTTAGCTTTTGATGAGGCTGTAATTAATGAATTGACTATTAAACATGATGTTTTTTACAGAAGATATTCTGATGATATTGTTGTTCTATGTAAAGAGAATGAAATTGAATTTGTTGAAAATTTTATAATTGATGAAGTTGCAAAAATTGATTTGAAAATATCAAAAGAAAAAACTGAAAAAACACTTTTTAAGTTACAAAAGAATAGGCTTGAATCCTTTAAAATAAGAGAAGATGGTAGTTTTCAAAATAATTTTCCTCTCAATTATTTAGGTTTTGAATTTTATGGTTATCAAACTTTAATAAAATCAAAAAACCTTGCTCAGTTTTACAGAGAAATGAAACAAACTGTAAAAAGAAAACATAAACGAGTTGAACACATCAAAGAAAAGTATCTTGAAGATGAAGCTCCCATTTTTAAAAGGAAATTATATAGATTATATAGTTTTAAGGGAGTTAAATCAAGAAAACTTCCTGCTAAAAGAACAGATTTTATAGATGGAAAAGCTGTTACTAAAAATTATAAAAGAAAATTTAGAGGTAATTATTTAAGATATGCCTATAGAGCTTCAGAAGATTTAAATGCACCAGAAATAAAAAGGCAATTGAGAAATCATTGGAAAATATTAC